The stretch of DNA TCGGCATCGGCCCCGGCGCTGTCGCCCTGCGCTTCGTGAAGGTCGGCCCGGAGGCAGAGCACATCGGCGGTGCGCCGCCGATGGGTGCCGCGGAAGCAGGCGAGCGCCTCCTCGATGCACTCGGCGGCCTCTTCCAGATCCCGCTCGGCCTCCAGGGCCAGGCGGGCGAGTTCCATCAGGATGCGCCCTTCGTTGTAGGCGTCCCTCCCCTGTTCCTCCCGCAGCCCCAGGACTTCCTCCCAGGCCCGCTTCAGTTCCTTCCGTTCCCCGGCCGCGTCGCCCATCGCCCGCAGGCAGCGGGCCAGCTTCTGCCGCTGCACGACGACCGAGCGCAGGTCCCCTGCTTCATGCGAGAGGGCCACCGCCTCCCGCTGCAGGGCGAGCGCCCGCGTCCGCTCTTCCCGGGCACCGGCCTTGTCTCCTGCCTTGTCCAGCGGCTTCGCGCGGGCCAGGTGCGCTTCGGCCCGGTGCTCCCGGGCCGTGGCCCGGACGATGAGGGCCAGCCTGGCCCGCGGTCCGTGTTCCTCGGGCGCGCCGTCGGCGTCCGCGATGGCCGCGTCCCCGTGCTCCTCCGCCGCCGCGACCCCGGATTCCTCATCGCCGGCGGTCTCCAGCGAGCCGCGGACCGCCTGAGCGTGGATCTTCGACCGGAGGAGCAGGTCGGGGCGGATGTCCTGGGCAAGAGCGGCCAGGGCCCTGCGGTGCGTCCCGCACAGCGGGAGGTAGAGGGAATCGGTGAAGTACAGCGCCCACAGCGCCTGGCAGATCCGCCCGGCGAGCCGGGCGTCTCCCACAGGTCGACCGCGAGTTTCACCGATTCACCCAGCGCATGCCGTTCGGAGCGCAGCCAGGCGAGCGCTTCCTTCTTGGTCATCGGGTGCTGCTGTTCGGTGCGCTCTTCGGAGACCAGCGGGCGCTGCGGCATCACCGCCAGGTGCGCATCGAGCACCAGTGAGTGGTAGACCTCGCAGACCGCCTTGGCGAGATCGGCCTGGTCCTCCCCCGCTTTGGCCGCGGCCCAGCGGCCGGACGCCCGCTCCGCCGCCGCGGCGGTGAGCCGGTAGCGGGGTTCGGGGTGCGCCCCGGTGTCGTCCCGTTCCGCCAACCCGTACCTGACCAGGTCCTCCAGGCTTTGGCCCACATCCTTGTAGCGCCCGGTCAGGACGGCGGCGGCCAGCACCCCCATCCCCTCGGGGCAGTGGCCCAGGTAGCGCACCAGTTCCTGGTCCTTCTCCGGCAGCAGCGCGTAGGCGGCGTCCGGTGTACCGGCCATGCTCTTGTTTCCCTTTCCGAAGGTGATGGCTGCGGCGGTGTACCCGATGGCATCCGCTTCGCGGGCGGTTTCCTCGGCGAACAGCCGCTCGATCTCGTCATCGGACGGCATGCGGAAAGGACGCAGGACGGCGAGCTTCTGCCACAGCAGTCCTCGGGCGTCCTGCTTGGAGACCGGCCCGGCCGGCAGTGGTTCCGCCACGTTCCAATCCCGCCGGAGGTCGCCGAGCCAGTCGAGCGGGCGCTCACTGGTGATCACGATGAGACTCCCCGGAGGAGCACTCAACAGCGGTTCGACCGCCCCGATCCTGTCGCCGTTCTCCAGCAGCAGCGCCATGGGGGCGAGCCCTTCGACGGCCTTTTCCAGCACGGCCGCAGGGTCGTTCACCGTGTAGACCTCGGGAACCCCCAGGTCCCGCAGGAGCTCCTGGGCGCCCATGCGGCCCGGGAACCGGTCCAGGTCGATGGCGCGCACCACCGGGTCGACCTCCGGCAGTTTCTCCTGGAAGGTGTGGCAGAGTCGGCGCGCGTACTCCCCTGACCATCCGCCCTTGCGTCCGTAAAGGTTGAGCGCGTGGACCCGGTCCGGGTCGGCCGCCTTCCGGTTCCACAGCAGCTCGTAGCGGGACCTCATCTCGGGGCCTTCGAGATCGGGCCTGAGTACCGCCAGCGCCGAAACCCGGCGCGGCGCATGCGCGATCTCCGCCCCTCCGTCCCACCGGAAGATGTTGTAGACCTCGGATCGGAAGTTGTAGACCTCGGTTCGGAGACCGCCTTCGACGATCCCGACCTGGTTGACCGTACCGGCGTTGTGCTCCACCGAATTGGTCACGGAGACGGCATCGTCCTCCGCCTTGCGGGCTGCTCCTTCGGAGGGTCGGGGGTTCTCGTCCAGCGATGACCCTATCCCCCAGGGGTTCCGCGGAACCGTCCGTGGCCCCTTCCGGTCGGTGACGGGTCGGGGCCTGCGCGTTGCGGGGTCGGCGTGGCACGATGGGCCTGTATTGGTCTAGACCGGATAGGAGCACCCGTGTCCGCTCTCCCCCTCGTTCCGCGTCCTGCCGAGATACACGTCGACCAGGAGGCCGGTCTGTCACTGGACGCATCGACGCGGATCGATGCCGACCCCGGCGCCGCCGGGACGGAGGCCTGGCTCCGGTCGGAGCTCGGGGCCGCCACCGGGTTCGCGTTCCCGCCCGGGAAGGGGGAGAACGCGCGGATCAGACTGAGCATCGACCCCGACGCCGGGCTGGGCGCCGAGGGGTACCGGCTGATCGTGGACGGGGAGGGCGCCGTCGTCATCGGCCACGACCCGGCCGGAGTGTTCTACGGTGCGCAGACGCTGCGCCAGCTGCTGCCGGACCGGGCCTACCGGCGCGCGCCGCTGAACGGCGCGGGAGGGGCCTCCGGCGAGTGGCCGCTGCCCAGCGTGGACGTCACCGACCGGCCGCGGTTCGGCTGGCGGGGGTGCATGCTCGACGTCGCCCGGCACTTCATGCCCAAGCACGGGGTGCTGCGCTTCATCGACCTGATGGCCATGCACAAGCTCAACGTGCTCCACTTCCACCTGACCGACGACCAGGGGTGGCGGCTGGAGATCAAGCGCTACCCGCGGCTGACCGAGGTGGGCGCGTGGCGGCGGGAGAGCCAGGTCGGCGCGGGGAGCGGCGCCGGGTTCGACGGGCGCCCGCACGGCGGGTTCTACACCCGGGACGACATCCGGGAGATCGTCGCCTACGCGGCCGCCCGGCACATCACCGTGGTGCCCGAGGTCGACGTCCCCGGGCACTCCCAGGCCGCCATCGCCGCCTACCCCGAGCTGGGCGAGGGCGGCCGGCTGGAGGTCGGCACCGAATGGGGGGTGATCGAGAACGTGCTCAACGTCTCCGACGCCACCCTGGAGTTCTACCGCAACGTCTTCGACGAGGTGATGGAGCTCTTCCCGTCCCCCTACATCTGCGTCGGCGGCGACGAGTGCCCGAAGGGGCAGTGGCGGGCCAGCGCCGCCGCGCAGGCCCGGATCGCCGAGGAGGGCCTGGCCGGCGAGGACGAGCTGCAGAGCTGGTTCATCCGCCGGTTCGACGCCTACTTCGCCGAGCGCGGCCGGCGGCTGCTCGGCTGGGACGAGATCCTGGAGGGCGGCCTGGCCGAGGGGGCGACCGTGCTGTCCTGGCGCGGCACCGAGGGCGGGATCGCCGCCGCGCAGGCCGGGCACGACGTGGTCATGTGCCCCACCCGCACGTCCTACCTCGACTACCGGCAGTCCGACTCCGAGGAGGAGCCGATCCCGGTGGGCACCCTGCTCACCCTCGCCGACGTCTACTCCGCCGAGCCGGTGCCGCCGGAGCTGCTGGAGAAGGGCGCCGAGCACGTGCTGGGCGCCCAGGTCAACGTGTGGACCGAGCACATGGACTCGCCGCGTGCCGTCGACTTCATGGTGTTCCCCCGGCTGTCGGCCTTCGCCGAGGTGGTGTGGGGCCCGGCCGAGCGGGACTACCGGGAGTTCCTGCCCCGGCTGGAGGCCCACCTCGGCCGGCTGGACGCCGTCGGCGTGGAGTACCGGCCGCTGGACGGCCCGCGCCCCTGGCAGAAGCGGCCGGGCGTGCCGGGCCGGAGCTGACCCGGCCCCGGGCACGGCGCCGCCCCCGGCGCGGCGGGCACCGCGGCGGGGGCGGCGGGGCGGGGCGGGGCGCCCGGACGTTCCGGCGCCCGCCCCCGGGTCCGCTACTTCGCGTGCTCCTGGATGACCTCGCGGGCCACGTCCGGGTAATCGCTTATGATGCCGTCCACGCCCTTGTCCAGGGCCGCCCGCATGTCGCTGCGGTCGTTGACGGTGTAGGTCAGCACTTCCAGGCCGGCGTCGTGCACGGCCTGCACGTAGTCGGCGGTGAGCTTGGTGTGGCTCGGGTTGATCTGGTCGGCCCACTCGGCGTAGTCGGCGATCTCGTCCTCGGGCACCGTGCCCAGTAGGCCGTGCGGCACCGAGGGCAGCAGCTTGGCGGAGCGCTCCGCCGACTCCCAGTCGAAGCTCTGGATGATCAGGCGGTCGGCGCCGCGCTTGCCCGACGGGGCCAGCCAGCCGGGGTTGCGCGCGACCACGCCCGCGATGTCGGACTCGATCCCCGGGTAGAGCGCGGGCGACTTGATCTCCAGGAGGAGGTTCAGGCCGTTGGCGCGGAGGCGGTCGAGCGCCTCGCCCAGGGTCGGGATGCGCTCGCCCTTGTACTCCTTCCCGTACCAGGAGCCCGCGTCGAGCCGGCGGAGCTCCTTCAGGGTGAACTTCCCGACGTCGTAGGACCCCTTGTCGGGGAAGACCTCCTCGGCGTCGGTGGTGCGTTCGAGCGTGGTGTCGTGGATGACCACCAGCTCGCCGTCCTTGCTGCGCTGCACGTCGATCTCGACCGTCGTGGCACCGCGGTCGTCCGCCTCGTCGATGGCGGCCAGGGTGTTCTCCGGGGCGTAGCCCGCCGCTCCCCTGTGCGCGACGTCGAGGACCGAGAGCTTCCCTGGTGCTGCGGTGGTGAGCGGAGAGTCCTGCGAACCTGTGTCCTGGACCGCCACGGCGGTCCCTCCCGCCGACGCCGTGGCGAGCGCCAGGGCGGTGGCGACGAACCCGAGCCGTCGGATCATGACACTCCATTCATCTCTGCGCGAGCCGTTCTCACCGGCCGTTCAAGAGTCGGCGCGCACGGTTACCGGCGGGTGTCGACGAAGCGAGGTCGGCGTGCCTCCCCCAGGAACTCCCCCACGCGGCCGGAGGTGGATAAGAGATTCCTCGACACGATGCACTCCTTGTGACCGGTTCACTACTTCGTGTGCGACTTTTGTTGTCGGTGACCCTTTGGCCACCACTCACAGTGTCATTAACACGACACTAAGTAGTCAAACGAGAGGGCGCACCATGCGCAAGCACCACAAGAGATGGGCGGCGCTGGCCGGCATGACCGCCGCCTCGCTCACCGGTTTCGGGCTCCTCGGCGGCGCGTCGGCCACCGCCGACGACCGCGAGGAGCTTCCCTGGCCGGTGATCCAGCAGCGGGTCTCCAGCTACAGCCTGGACGGGTTCCAGATCACCGACCTGCCGTCGGGCCTGGACGGCTACGCGATCAAGGCCCGGTCCTTCACCAACGGCACGGGCGAGCGGCAGGCGGAGATCTCCTGGGTCCAGGGCCCCGAGTCGGTCTACGGCAAGGTGTCCGTGCTCCGCTCGGAGAAGTTCCGGTCACTGGAGGACCTCCGCGACCGCAACTACGACCACCTGAGCCGCGGCTCGCTGAAGAAGGTCCAGGTCAACGGCAAGGATGCCTACCTTTCCGAGACCAGCGGCGACCTGTTCCGACTGGAGGAGCCGGGCGTCGCCGTCACCGTCTACCTGCAGCCGGACCGGTGGGAGACCAAGGACCTGCTCGGGTTCGCCGAGTCGGTGCGCCCGCAGCGCGCCGCCCAGGGCGACACCGGCGCCCCGGCGGACAAGCCCGCAGAGAAGCCCGCGGACAAGCCGGCCGAGAAGCCCGCCGCGGAGGCGGACAAGCCGGCGGAGAAGCCCGCCGAGAAGCCGACCGCGGAGGCGGAGAAGCCCGCAGAGGAGCCGGTGGAGAAGCCGGCCGCCGAGGCGGACAAGCCGGCGGAGAAGCCCGCCGAGAAGCCGGCCGCCGAGACCGAGCAGGGCCCGGAGGCCGGGGAATCCCAGCAGCAGGACGGGGCCCCCGCCCCGGAGCGCCCCGCCGGCCAGCAGGAGCCCTCGGCCCCCGAGACCGAGGTGCCCCGGCAGCAGGACCGGCCGGGCACGGCCCCGGCCGCCGAGACCGGCGGCGCGGAGCCCGTCGCGGACACCCCGGCCGAGGGGCGGCCCGCGCCCGAGCGGCCCGCCGACCAGGAGGGCCCGGCCGAGGACCGCCCGAGCGGCGACGCCTCCGCGGAGCAGAAGCCCGCGGCCGACGCCGACGCCGCGGTCCAGGAGGGGGCGCTGGAGCTCCCGGAGGGCACCACGCCCACCGAGATCCGCGTCTGCCTGCTGGAGGAGCTCGGCGGCAAGGCGCTGACCGAGGACGAGGTCGCCGCCTCCCGGGACGCCGCGGCGTTCACCGTCCTGTGGGAGAAGGCCGACGCCGACGCCCAGTGGGAGGCCCTGGAGACCTGCATCGACCGGCTGCAGAGCTCGGGTGAGCAGGTCGACGGCATGACCCTGGAGGAGGGGGCGCTCGCCGAGGAGCCGACCGGGACCGAGGCCGGGACCGGCGAGGCCGCTTCCGGCTCCGAGGCCGCCGAGGGCACCGGCACCGCCGAGGGGACCCCGGCCGCGGTCGGGCCCCGGATCCAGGTCAGCGGCCCCGACGCGGCCGCGTGGAGCAATGCTCCCTGGACGCTTCCGTCCGACCGCATGACCGATTGACCGCTCGGTGGAAGGCCCCGGTGCCGCCCCGCCCCCGACGGGCGGGCAGGGACCGGGCTCCGGTAGAGCGGAACGGAGAGCGGTGGTCCGCCCCGGTGCGGATCACCGCCGCCCGGCGGGAGGCGGCGGCGGAACGCACCGCCTCCCGATACTCCAGAAGCGCGGGACACGCCGATCCCGGTCCCGCCCCGGCCGCCCCGTCGCAGGCGGCCTGCCCGGTTCTCATCCGGCTTCCTTCCGCCCGGTCGGATTCTCAGATGGCCTGCTCGCCCTTGGGGCGGATCCGACGGGACCCGGCGCATCGGCGCGGACCGGGACGGTCGTACGGCAGGCGTTCACCGGCCGCCGAGCGGAGCAGAGGAGACGACACCCCGAAGCGGGCGTACCGGATGTGCCAGGAGACCGCCGCCCGGGTCACGGGCGGCCCCGACCGGCCCGGATCGCCGGCGCGTGCCTCTCCCGACCGCCGCGCCCCGTCGGCTCCCCGGCCCGCACCGGTCTCGGGGCCGCCGTCTTCTCCCCCCTTCCCGTCTCCGGACGGCGCTCCCGCTCCCCCGCGGGCCCGTTCCCGGCACACGGCCGGGACCGGGTGAGAGCGGTTCCACCGCCTCGGCGCTTCAGGTGGGGCGCCCCCCGACCGCAGGCGGCCGCCCCTCGCCCCGGGCCCCTCCGCCGTGCCGGCCGCGCTTCGGGGACCCCAACGGGCCGGGGACCGGGCACATCCGGATGCACGGCTCCGCTCCCGGTACGCCCATCCGATGCGGACACGCGTCCGGAATCGCCCGCCTCCCCGCCGCCGACGGACGGGAGGGGCGCCGCCGGCCGCCTCGCCGTCTTCCGTTCCCCGAGGTCACCGGCCCCGTCCTGACTCGGAGGCTCCGCGGTCCCCGCGGACCGCGTGCACCGCTCCTCCCCGCTGTCCCGAGCCGCCGATCCGGCAGCGATCGGGGGCGAGCCGCCCCCGTGAGGCGCCCGGCCGCACCGCTCCGCCCGCGGCACCGCCCACCCGCCGTCGATTCATCGGCCGCTCCGAAAGCACCCGCCGGCGCAGGCCCGCGGGACGGGGCCGGCCGATGCGGCGATGGCGCAGCGGCGCCTCCCGCCCTCACATCGTCAACGGCCCAAGACCCCGGCGCGGCGCGCCCCGGCCGGGTCTCCTCTCCCCTCCGCCCGGCCTGCGCCGGTGTCCGCACGGACCGCCCTCGTCATGCCTCCCAGGAGCCGAGCAGGCCCAGGGCGGCGGTGTCCCGGATCGGGTCGGCGGTGCTGCGCGCCCCGATGCCGGTGAGGATGCGGCGGGTGGTCAGTGCGGCCGCGGTGTCCAGGGCGGACAGCCGGCCGGCCAGCCGGGGTCCGTCGGTGACGCGCAGCGCGTCGATCACCTCGCCGGTGCGGCCGCCGGCGGCGGCGACCGCGGTGGCCAGCAGCAGGTTGAGGAAGCCGTGCCGGATCGGCGCGTCCGCGGTCGGCTCCGGGGCGACCGCCGGGTGCTGCCCGGAGGCCACCCGGAACGGCACGTCGTAGTGGACGCACCCGCGGATCAGCGAGGCCAGCTCGGCCCACCTGGGCGGCGGGGCGTCCGCGGTGCCGTGGCAGCGGACCAGGACCCCGAGCGGCCGGGCACCGCTCAGCGCGGCGACCGCGTCCAGCCGCCACGGGCTGTCGGCCATCGCGAAGAAGACCGCGCGCGGCTCCCTGCGCAGCCCGCCGGAGTGCGCCAGGGAGGCGACCCGGCGCACCTCCTCGGGGCGGGCCGGCACCTCGAAGCAGGTGGGCAGCAGCCCTGGAGCGTCCTCGGCGAGGGTGCGCGCGGCGTCGCCGTCCGGGCCGAGCACCACGCCCACCTCGACCGGGGCGGTGCTCCCGGACCGCGGCCGGGGGACCCGGCCGCCCTCGCCGATCGCGACGGCGCCGGCGAACGCCTCACCGCCGCCGACTCCCAGCAGCGACGGCAGCGCGCCGTCGGCCGCCCCGCCGAACCCGGCGTCCGGGACGGAGCCGTCCCCGCCGACCGCCCGGGCCAGCTCGGGCAGCAGGCCGACCGGGCACATCAGCCGCAGGCTGTGCATCGGGTGCGCGATGATCCGGTCGGACCGGTTGCGCTGCGCGGCCTGGAACGGCGGCAGCGGCGACGGCGGGAACA from Nocardiopsis composta encodes:
- a CDS encoding beta-N-acetylhexosaminidase, whose amino-acid sequence is MSALPLVPRPAEIHVDQEAGLSLDASTRIDADPGAAGTEAWLRSELGAATGFAFPPGKGENARIRLSIDPDAGLGAEGYRLIVDGEGAVVIGHDPAGVFYGAQTLRQLLPDRAYRRAPLNGAGGASGEWPLPSVDVTDRPRFGWRGCMLDVARHFMPKHGVLRFIDLMAMHKLNVLHFHLTDDQGWRLEIKRYPRLTEVGAWRRESQVGAGSGAGFDGRPHGGFYTRDDIREIVAYAAARHITVVPEVDVPGHSQAAIAAYPELGEGGRLEVGTEWGVIENVLNVSDATLEFYRNVFDEVMELFPSPYICVGGDECPKGQWRASAAAQARIAEEGLAGEDELQSWFIRRFDAYFAERGRRLLGWDEILEGGLAEGATVLSWRGTEGGIAAAQAGHDVVMCPTRTSYLDYRQSDSEEEPIPVGTLLTLADVYSAEPVPPELLEKGAEHVLGAQVNVWTEHMDSPRAVDFMVFPRLSAFAEVVWGPAERDYREFLPRLEAHLGRLDAVGVEYRPLDGPRPWQKRPGVPGRS
- a CDS encoding glycerophosphodiester phosphodiesterase yields the protein MIRRLGFVATALALATASAGGTAVAVQDTGSQDSPLTTAAPGKLSVLDVAHRGAAGYAPENTLAAIDEADDRGATTVEIDVQRSKDGELVVIHDTTLERTTDAEEVFPDKGSYDVGKFTLKELRRLDAGSWYGKEYKGERIPTLGEALDRLRANGLNLLLEIKSPALYPGIESDIAGVVARNPGWLAPSGKRGADRLIIQSFDWESAERSAKLLPSVPHGLLGTVPEDEIADYAEWADQINPSHTKLTADYVQAVHDAGLEVLTYTVNDRSDMRAALDKGVDGIISDYPDVAREVIQEHAK